Proteins from one Streptosporangium becharense genomic window:
- a CDS encoding LacI family DNA-binding transcriptional regulator, whose amino-acid sequence MVTLEDVARHAGVSLATASRVLNGSTRQVGASLREKVEVAAAQLGYRTNVAAQTLARGASNVIGLVVHDLTDPYFAAIADGAMRVAERQGLMVMVGTTHRDPQREIAYVSTLNAQRVRAVLLAGSRLTDTQVTRRLREELDRYRETGGRVACVGQDMLGVDTVAPGNREGAAALARALAGLGHRGFAILAGPEGLITARDRVAGFTEELHRLGLPDPLVLHGSFDRDGGYGAATRVSGVTCVFAVNDVMAVGALAAFRDRGIRVPEDVSVAGFDDIFTLRDLVPALSTVRLPLADMGARALELALDAAEEARVEGVAGEVVLRASTRALG is encoded by the coding sequence GTGGTCACGCTTGAGGATGTCGCCCGGCACGCGGGCGTCTCGCTCGCCACGGCGTCACGGGTGCTGAACGGCAGCACCCGGCAGGTGGGCGCCTCCCTGCGGGAGAAGGTGGAGGTGGCCGCGGCCCAGCTGGGCTACCGCACCAACGTGGCCGCCCAGACCCTCGCCCGCGGAGCCAGCAACGTGATCGGCCTGGTGGTGCACGACCTCACCGACCCGTACTTCGCCGCGATCGCCGACGGCGCCATGCGCGTCGCCGAGCGGCAGGGACTGATGGTCATGGTCGGTACCACGCACCGCGACCCCCAGCGGGAGATCGCCTACGTCTCGACCCTGAACGCGCAGCGGGTCCGCGCCGTACTGCTGGCCGGGTCCCGGCTCACCGACACGCAGGTGACCCGCCGGCTCCGCGAGGAGCTCGACCGCTACCGCGAGACCGGCGGCCGGGTGGCGTGCGTCGGCCAGGACATGCTCGGGGTCGACACCGTGGCGCCGGGCAACCGCGAGGGTGCCGCCGCGCTCGCCCGTGCCCTGGCCGGGCTCGGGCACCGCGGCTTCGCGATCCTCGCTGGCCCCGAAGGGCTGATCACCGCCCGCGACCGGGTGGCCGGGTTCACCGAGGAGCTCCACCGGCTGGGCCTGCCCGATCCGCTCGTGCTGCACGGCTCCTTCGACCGCGACGGCGGCTACGGGGCGGCCACCCGGGTCTCCGGGGTCACCTGCGTCTTCGCCGTCAACGACGTGATGGCGGTGGGTGCGCTCGCCGCCTTCCGCGACCGGGGGATCCGGGTGCCCGAGGACGTCTCGGTGGCGGGCTTCGACGACATCTTCACCCTGCGGGACCTGGTCCCCGCCCTGTCCACCGTGCGTCTCCCCCTCGCCGACATGGGCGCCCGCGCGCTGGAGCTGGCCCTCGACGCGGCCGAGGAGGCCAGGGTCGAGGGGGTGGCCGGCGAGGTCGTGCTGCGCGCGAGCACCCGCGCTCTCGGCTGA